Proteins encoded together in one Orbaceae bacterium lpD01 window:
- a CDS encoding FUSC family protein, with translation MSFHLKESTKTDLIMALYCLPGIILIYIIGLNYLGLLPTSIAASGAVTVGYGANKKLVDLPFAPMFIAIIGMSITTFLGSVLGHYYLALVIVGMLMGALCSLVGLVDASAWWIIVQWAIGFFVAGYYADSFSVATQRASLILLGGLFQAVCIMLLLQKTNFERNTIKLHDIRCMMLRIHHDFDKKIRFNAASIYGALAILLCFGLTHIFYIPYNYWAAITVLVILKPDFKNTLLRTSQRLLGTFLGIVLATALSIATSSNVIIVIEIILSLYLCYALFNHAYAVLTTFMTLSVVLMFSISGVPETQLALDRILATLIGGISALVTMTLRSLYLRLLSAKGKRSQ, from the coding sequence ATGTCTTTTCATTTGAAAGAAAGCACCAAAACAGATCTGATCATGGCGCTCTACTGTCTACCGGGGATTATCCTTATCTATATTATTGGACTTAATTACTTGGGCCTTTTACCGACCAGTATTGCAGCAAGTGGAGCCGTGACGGTTGGCTATGGGGCGAACAAAAAGTTGGTTGATCTCCCTTTTGCGCCGATGTTTATTGCCATTATCGGGATGTCGATAACGACATTTTTGGGCTCAGTGCTCGGCCACTATTATTTGGCTTTAGTGATTGTTGGTATGCTGATGGGCGCTTTATGCTCATTAGTTGGTCTGGTGGACGCAAGCGCTTGGTGGATTATTGTGCAGTGGGCGATTGGCTTTTTTGTTGCGGGTTATTATGCTGATAGTTTTTCAGTGGCAACGCAGCGCGCTTCACTGATACTGCTTGGCGGACTATTTCAAGCTGTGTGCATTATGCTACTACTACAAAAAACTAATTTTGAGCGCAATACGATTAAATTACACGATATACGTTGTATGATGTTACGAATTCATCATGATTTTGATAAAAAAATTCGCTTTAATGCCGCGAGTATCTATGGGGCATTGGCTATATTACTCTGTTTTGGATTGACCCATATTTTTTATATCCCTTATAACTATTGGGCTGCAATTACGGTTCTGGTGATTTTAAAACCGGATTTTAAAAATACGTTGCTTAGAACCAGCCAGCGATTATTGGGGACCTTTTTAGGTATCGTACTGGCCACCGCTTTATCAATAGCAACCTCTTCAAATGTGATTATCGTGATTGAGATTATCTTATCTTTATATCTATGTTACGCGCTGTTTAATCATGCATATGCTGTTTTAACCACATTTATGACACTATCTGTTGTGTTAATGTTTTCGATTTCTGGTGTACCAGAAACTCAATTAGCGTTGGATCGTATTCTGGCAACATTGATTGGGGGCATTTCAGCGTTAGTGACAATGACATTAAGATCGCTATATTTACGTCTTTTGTCGGCAAAAGGGAAAAGAAGTCAATAA
- a CDS encoding uracil-xanthine permease family protein: MTHHINAELIYGLEDRPPLPQTIFAALQHLLAMFVAVITPALLICQALALPQVDTQHIISMSLFASGVASLLQIKTWGPIGSGLLSIQGTSFNFVAPLIAGGLTLKNGGFDVQTMMATLFGTLMLGSFTEMILSRILHLAQRIITPLVSGIVVMIIGLSLIQVGLTSVGGGFSAMQAGTFGQPMNLLLAGTVLVVIIVLNIQKNPYLRVSSLVIAMAIGYGLAWMLNLLPEATPVDSGWFMIPQPLYYGLKIDWGLLLPLVLVFLITSLETIGDITATSDVSEQPVAGPIYIKRLKGGVLANGFNSFVSAVFNTFPNSCFGQNNGVIQLTGVASRYVGYFVAGMLILLGLFPAVSGFVQHIPEPVLGGATLVMFGTIAASGVRIVSREALNRRAMMIIALSLGIGLGVSQQPQIFNFMPEWTKSLFSSGIAAGGLTAIILNFIFPLEKDKKSA, encoded by the coding sequence ATGACTCATCATATCAACGCTGAATTGATTTATGGTTTAGAAGATAGACCGCCTTTACCACAAACGATTTTTGCTGCTTTACAACATCTATTAGCCATGTTTGTTGCGGTGATAACACCAGCATTACTGATTTGCCAGGCATTAGCATTGCCTCAGGTGGATACCCAGCACATTATCAGTATGTCCCTGTTTGCCTCTGGTGTCGCCTCTTTGCTGCAGATTAAAACTTGGGGACCGATTGGTTCTGGACTGCTCTCTATTCAAGGCACTAGTTTCAACTTTGTTGCCCCTTTGATTGCTGGCGGACTGACATTAAAAAATGGTGGATTTGATGTTCAAACGATGATGGCGACGCTGTTTGGTACGTTAATGCTGGGTTCATTCACTGAAATGATTCTATCGCGTATTTTACACCTGGCGCAGCGGATTATTACCCCACTTGTTTCAGGTATTGTGGTGATGATCATTGGTTTATCGCTGATTCAGGTCGGTTTAACCTCGGTGGGGGGCGGTTTTTCTGCTATGCAAGCTGGTACATTTGGTCAACCGATGAATCTCTTGTTAGCCGGTACGGTGTTAGTCGTTATTATTGTGCTTAATATACAGAAAAACCCTTATTTGCGTGTCTCTTCATTAGTCATCGCCATGGCAATTGGTTATGGTTTAGCTTGGATGCTCAATCTGTTACCGGAGGCGACACCAGTCGATTCAGGTTGGTTTATGATTCCGCAGCCGCTCTATTATGGGCTAAAAATTGACTGGGGCTTGTTGCTACCCTTAGTGCTTGTTTTTCTGATTACTTCACTTGAAACTATTGGTGATATTACGGCAACCTCAGATGTTTCCGAACAGCCAGTTGCAGGACCGATCTATATTAAGCGATTAAAAGGCGGTGTCTTGGCAAATGGCTTTAACTCCTTTGTTTCGGCTGTATTTAACACGTTTCCTAACTCTTGTTTTGGTCAAAATAATGGTGTGATACAGTTAACCGGCGTAGCAAGTCGATATGTGGGTTATTTTGTGGCCGGTATGTTGATTTTATTGGGACTATTTCCTGCCGTAAGCGGATTTGTACAGCATATTCCAGAGCCTGTTTTAGGCGGTGCGACCTTGGTGATGTTTGGTACGATTGCTGCCTCTGGTGTTCGCATTGTCTCTCGTGAAGCGCTGAATCGTCGAGCGATGATGATTATTGCTTTATCCTTAGGCATTGGGCTTGGCGTTTCTCAGCAGCCACAAATTTTCAATTTTATGCCGGAATGGACTAAGTCCCTATTTTCGTCTGGGATTGCAGCAGGAGGCCTTACGGCGATAATCTTAAACTTTATTTTTCCACTCGAGAAAGATAAAAAATCAGCCTAG
- the accC gene encoding acetyl-CoA carboxylase biotin carboxylase subunit produces MLDKIVIANRGEIALRILRACKELGIKTVAVHSVADKDLKHVLLADETVCIGPAPSAKSYLNIPALISAAEITGASAIHPGYGFLSENADFAEQVERSGFIFIGPKAETIRLMGDKVSAIEAMKKAGVPCVPGSDGSLGNDINKNKEIALKIGYPVIIKASGGGGGRGMRIVRQEKDLEQAIKTTKLEAKTAFNNDMVYMEKFLENPRHIEIQVLADGQGNAIYLGERDCSMQRRHQKVVEEAPAVGITAKMRKFIGERCANACVEIGYRGAGTFEFLFENNEFYFIEMNTRIQVEHPVTEMITGIDLIKEQIRIASGMPLSIKQSDIHITGHAIECRINAEDAKTFMPSPGKITRFHAPGGFGIRWESHIYAGYTVPPHYDSMIGKLIAYGESRDIAIARMKNALAELVIDGIKTNIDLHIEIMNDTNFNKGGTNIHYLEKKLGIYE; encoded by the coding sequence AGATAAAGATCTGAAACATGTGTTACTTGCTGATGAAACGGTCTGTATTGGTCCGGCTCCATCAGCTAAAAGTTATCTTAATATTCCCGCACTCATCTCTGCTGCAGAAATTACTGGCGCATCAGCGATTCATCCAGGTTACGGATTCCTCTCAGAAAATGCTGATTTTGCTGAACAAGTTGAGCGTTCAGGATTTATTTTCATTGGTCCAAAAGCAGAAACCATTCGTTTAATGGGTGATAAAGTTTCAGCGATTGAAGCCATGAAAAAAGCCGGTGTTCCTTGTGTGCCAGGTTCGGATGGATCATTAGGTAATGATATCAATAAAAACAAAGAGATTGCTTTAAAAATTGGTTATCCGGTTATTATCAAAGCTTCTGGCGGTGGTGGTGGTCGTGGTATGCGTATCGTACGTCAGGAAAAAGATCTCGAGCAAGCGATCAAAACCACAAAATTAGAGGCTAAAACAGCATTCAATAATGATATGGTTTATATGGAGAAATTCCTGGAAAACCCTCGTCATATTGAAATCCAAGTTTTAGCTGATGGCCAAGGTAACGCTATCTATCTGGGTGAACGTGACTGTTCAATGCAGCGCCGTCATCAAAAAGTCGTTGAAGAGGCACCTGCAGTTGGTATTACCGCTAAAATGCGTAAATTCATTGGTGAACGCTGCGCGAACGCTTGTGTGGAAATCGGTTATCGCGGCGCAGGGACATTCGAGTTCTTATTTGAGAATAATGAATTTTATTTCATTGAAATGAATACCCGTATTCAAGTTGAACATCCGGTTACTGAAATGATTACCGGTATCGACTTAATTAAAGAACAAATTCGTATCGCCTCTGGTATGCCTCTCTCGATTAAACAGAGTGATATTCATATTACCGGACATGCAATTGAATGCCGAATTAATGCCGAAGATGCTAAAACATTTATGCCATCGCCAGGTAAAATAACGCGCTTTCATGCGCCTGGTGGTTTTGGTATTCGCTGGGAGTCACATATTTACGCGGGTTATACTGTACCGCCGCATTATGATTCAATGATAGGTAAATTGATTGCCTACGGTGAAAGTCGTGATATTGCTATTGCAAGAATGAAAAATGCCTTAGCTGAATTAGTGATTGATGGTATCAAAACAAATATTGATCTACATATTGAAATCATGAACGATACCAACTTTAATAAAGGTGGCACTAACATTCACTATTTAGAGAAAAAGCTCGGTATTTACGAATAA
- the aroL gene encoding shikimate kinase AroL, whose amino-acid sequence MSNTIFLVGARAAGKTTMGKLLANQLNYSFVDTDIYLLETTQKTVAEIVEKEGWEGFRARESQVLRAVVEPKRVIATGGGMVLADSNRDFMKSQGTVFYLSAPARVLAERLAADPNVAQRPSLTGLSIIDEMEKVLLDRQPLYHDAAHHILDAAIKQDEVLQQMLQALQK is encoded by the coding sequence ATGAGTAATACCATATTTTTAGTCGGTGCTCGTGCTGCGGGTAAAACAACAATGGGAAAATTGTTAGCCAATCAGCTCAACTACTCTTTTGTTGATACAGATATTTATTTGCTTGAAACCACACAAAAAACAGTCGCTGAAATTGTTGAAAAAGAGGGCTGGGAAGGCTTTAGAGCAAGAGAAAGTCAGGTGCTCCGTGCAGTAGTAGAACCTAAGCGTGTCATTGCAACAGGCGGTGGTATGGTGCTTGCCGATAGTAATCGTGATTTTATGAAATCACAAGGTACTGTATTTTATCTATCAGCCCCAGCAAGAGTACTTGCCGAGCGCCTTGCTGCAGATCCTAATGTGGCACAGCGCCCTTCGCTAACCGGTCTATCGATTATCGATGAAATGGAAAAAGTATTACTAGATCGACAACCGCTCTATCATGATGCAGCTCACCATATTCTCGATGCGGCAATCAAACAAGACGAGGTCTTACAACAAATGTTACAAGCATTACAAAAATAG